Proteins from a genomic interval of Papaver somniferum cultivar HN1 chromosome 4, ASM357369v1, whole genome shotgun sequence:
- the LOC113272823 gene encoding uncharacterized protein LOC113272823, whose protein sequence is MKGWNLRVFGNIHSRLKQDQLRFETAARISDEDPSDMDKLNSMKAVMAVLSEMRLQQEENIDGDLFDYEHDSISAEESIAMDIIPTPDEIRQAVFDLGADSAPGPDGFSGCFYRHCWDIIQEDLIKDIMHCWNSGHIPNGVNSSLIILLAKVRGANTLHNFRQIGLSNFFFKIFTKILATILGSVLDKMVSEEQVAFMKGRNIHENISLASEMVNELHIKRKDGNIGLKLDISQAFDTVSWSFVLEVSVIMDFMRIGVLGFLISCNRLESLFF, encoded by the exons ATGAAGGGTTGGAACCTCAGGGTTTTTGGAAATATCCATTCTCGTTTAAAGCAGGATCAGCTGCGTTTTGAGACTGCAGCTCGTATTTCAGACGAGGACCCCAGTGACATGGATAAACTTAACTCAATGAAAGCGGTTATGGCTGTGTTGAGTGAGATGCGTTTACAGCAG GAGGAAAATATTGATGGTGATTTGTTTGATTATGAACATGATTCCATATCTGCTGAGGAAAGTATAGCCATGGATATTATTCCTACCCCAGATGAGATTCGACAAGCTGTTTTCGACCTtggagctgatagtgcgccaggtCCCGATGGTTTCTCTGGGTGTTTCTATCGCCATTGCTGGGATATTATTCAGGAGGACTTAATCAAGGACATTATGCACTGTTGGAACAGTGGTCATATTCCGAATGGTGTTAACTCCTCTTTAATCATTTTGCTTGCAAAGGTACGGGGCGCTAATACTCTTCATAACTTTAGACAAataggtcttagtaattttttcttcaaaattttcactAAGATTCTAGCTACTATACTTGGTAGTGTTCTAGACAAGATGGTGTCGGAGGAACAGGTTGCCTTTATGAAAGGACGCAATATTCATGAGAACATAAGCTTGGCCTCAGAAATGGTTAATGAGTTGCACATTAAGCGTAAAGATGGTAATATTGGTCTAAAGCTTGACATTTCTCAGGCTTTTGACACGGTGAGTTGGTCTTTTGTGCTAGAAGTTTCCGTAATTATGGATTTTATGAGAATTGGTGTTCTTGGGTTCTTAATATCTTGCAATCGGCTAGAATCTCTATTCTTTtga